DNA sequence from the Verrucomicrobiia bacterium genome:
GATTGCCCAGAATAGAATAGATGATCTGCGACGGGCGAAGGCAGGTCTTCTTTTCCAACCCCTTAGCTACGGAAACGAAGACTTTCCCCTTATAATCGTGCTCGCGCACCTTGTGCAGCACGACGCGAAGGAACTGCGTGGGAATGGCAAGAACGACGATCTCGCCGAAAGACAGGGCTTCCTTGAGGTCGGAGGTGATTTTGATGCTCTCGGGGAGTTTGACCCCCGGCAGGAACTTCACGTTTTCACGCTTCTGGCGGAGAACTTCCGCGTAATCTGGAAACGCGGACCACAGAAGGACGTCGTTGTGCTTGCGCGCACCGACTACGGCAAGCGCCGTCCCCCACCCTCCGTCACCCAGCACCGTGATTTTGAATTTTCCCTTCATCAAAAAAAATCCAAATCAAGTTAAACGGGTTGACTTCCCCGCGGTGCGCGGGACGCACCGCGTTGCGGCCCTTGTGTCGCAAGGCCGGCAAACGTATCGCGTAATTTAGCACGGAAATTACCGATGTCAAAACAATTTCTAAGAAAATTTCTCGCGAACGCAAAATGTTTTTGGGAATTCTTATAAAATTTCTTGCTTTTCATCTGGATTGCCCGCGCGAAATGCGCGGACGCTACCGGGCGGGCTTGTGGAGAAGGGAATGCAGCGTGATGGCGCCGCGAACTTCTTCGGGAGCGCGCGCGGGTTTCATGCGCGCGTCGACGAACGCGTGAAGCGAATGTCCGGTCACGATGCGCCGGGAAGTTTCCTTGTGCAGGACTTGGTATTCGAAACGCAGGGTCGTGCCGCCCATGTCGCTGACGCTCGTGCGCACGATGATAAGGTCGTCGTAAGTGCAAGGCGAGTAGTATTTAGCGTAGACCTCGACGACGGGAAGGAAGAGGCCCTTTTTCTCGCAGTCCGTATAAGGCAGGCCGAGGACTCGGAAATATTCCGTGCGCGCGGCCTCGAACCACACAAGATAATTGGCGTGGTAGCTGATGCCCATCTTGTCGGTCTCGGCATAACGGACGCGGTATTCGTAATCGTAATATTTCACGGGCTCTCCTTTGCGAGCGTATTTTACATCAATCCCAGGGCGGTGCCAGGCTTTTACGCGGTGCGCCGCGAGCGCAGAACGCGCATCGCAGCATACGCCAGGGCTACACCGGCCGCGTCCGCGATAAAGTCCGCCACGTCCCCGGTGCGCCCAGGAACGCGTTCTTGCAGGACCTCGATCAGCCCTCCGACAGCAAGCGTCCAGGACACGGCAACGGCCGTCGTGCGGGCCTTCAAAAAAGCGCTGCGTGAATGGCGGAGGGCATTCGCGGCGAGAAGGAAAAACAATCCAAATTCCATGGCGTGCAGGAATTTGTCATTCATATCCAGGACGTAAGGCGGAAGGCGGTCGCCCCGCAGCAGGGAAAGGACAAAAACGGGAATCTGGTAAAGCGCGAAAACAGCGCGGGAAAAACGCGGGGACTCGCAGAAGCGCGATGCGCCCATCGGCTAAAAGGATTCCTTGAGACGCTCGAACAGGTCTTTCTTTTTAGTCTGGACTTTGTCGCCCCGCAGCCGGGCGAATTCCACGAGCAGCTTTTTTTCCTCACTGGAAACTTTGGAGGGCACGTCGATCTCGACGCGCACGTAAAGGTCGCCGCGGACCTGTGCCGCCTGAAGCGAGGGCACGCCTTCACCTTTAATTTTGAGGATCTTGCCGGCCGGAGTTCCCGCGGGAATTTCGAGCGCTGCTTTTGCGGTCAGCGTGGGGCATTGGACTTCCCCGCCCAGCACGGCGGTCGTAAAAGGGACGAGCAGTTCGCAATAAAGGTGCTCGTCTTTGCGTTCAAAAAAATCATGCGGCTGCACTTCGATCAGGACGTAGAGGTCTCCTCTTCTGCCGCTCTGCTCCCCGCCTTCGCCTTCGCCGGTGATTTTGAGGCGCGCCTGGGAGTGGATGCCCGCGGGAATTTTAAGATTGAGTTTGCGCGTTTTCTTGACGCGCCGCTGGCCGCGGCACTCCGTGCATGGCTTCTCGATTTTTTCGCCGGCTCCCTGACACGTGGGGCAGGTCCGCCGGAGCGTGAAAAACCCCTGGGAAACCCGCACCTCGCCCTGCCCCTGGCAATCCCGGCAAGGCGTTTTCTTGGAACCCTTGGCCGCGCCGCTTCCGGCGCATTCGCCGCAGGTTTCCAGGCGCGGGATCTCGAGCACGGTTTCCTTGCCTTTCAGGACTTCTTCGAGCGTAATGCGCATGCCGATCTGAAGGTCCGCGCCGCGCCGCGGGCGCCGCCCGCCGCCGCGTCCTCCGCCGCCGAAAAAATCCTCGAACAGGTCGCCGAAGATGTCGCCAAACCCGCCGAAATTCTCCGCGAATCCTTCGAAGCCCTGGAACCCCTGCCCGCCGAGCGAGTGCCCGAACTGGTCGTATTGCGCGCGCTTTTCCTGGTCGCTCAGGATGGCATAGGCTTCCGCGGCTTCTTTGAATTTTTCTTCCGCTTCCGCATTGCCCGGGTTGCGGTCGGGGTGGAACTGCATGGCGATCTTGCGGTACGCCTTCTTGATTTCATCGGCCGTCGCGGAACGCGGAACACCGAGGACAATGTAGTAATCTCTTTTATTCGGCATAAGGGACTTTCACGAGGAATGAGAGGATGAACATGGAGAGAAGACCGGCCCCTTTACTCGGATTCGCCTTGAGCGCCGGAGGAGGGCGCCACACGGATGCGGACTTTGGCCGCGCGGAGGAGCCGGCCGTTCAGCATATAGCCTGGCTCAAGCTCTTCGAGAACTTCCTGGTCTTTACCTTCTTCTTCCTTGAAAGCCACGGCTTCATGCTTGTGCGGGTCGAAATGTTCGCCCAGGGCCTGGACTTTGGTCAGCCCCTGGCTTTTCATGACGTCCATCAGCTGCTTGTAAACCATCTCGATGCCCGAAATGACGCCCTTGAGCTCCTTGGAGGAACCCGAGGCCGGAAGCTCCACGTGCGCCATGGCGCGCTCGAAATTGTCGAGGACCGGCAGGAGCCCCTTGAGCAGGTTCTCCTGGCTGAAGCGGATGAATTCCTCCCTTTCGCGGGCCAGTCTTTTTTTCGCGTTCTCAAAATCCGCGGCGGAGCGCAGGAGCTTGTCCTTCATATCTTCGAGCTCGCGCAGGCGGGCCGTCATCTCGCCGTACTCTTTTTTCGAAAGCACGACCGAATCCGGGGAAGCGTCTTTCGGTTCCTGGGATTCTTCCTGAGTTTTGTCTTTTGGGTTCTTGTGGTCCACGCGGGTCATGTCCTTGCCTCGAAAACTAGAATTTTTCGTCCAGGATGGCTCCCATCAAAGAGGCGACGCTTTTGAGAAGAGGAACGGCATGCGCATATTTTACGCGCGTCGGCGCCACCAGGGCCAGAGTGCCTTTCTGCCGGCCGGAAATCGAATACTGCGCCGCGATCACGGTGCAGCCCCGGAGGGCCTCTACCTGATTTTCCCGGCCGATTCGGATGGAAACACCCTGCTCGAGAAGCTGGCTCTGAATGGACGCCATCAGTTCCATTTTTTCTTCGAAGGCACGGAAAAGCGTCTGTAATTTATTCCAGTCGCGGAATTCGGGTTTTTCCAGAATGTGGCTGGAGCCCTGCATGAAAACTTTCGCGCCGCCGTGCGGCGTCTCGCGCCCCGAGGTTTCGTAAAGCGCAAGGCCGGCCTCGCGGACGAACGTCGAAAGAAGGCGCAGCGCCTCTTCCACGAAGCTCATGGGATCAGGCGTTTCCTTGCTCAGTTCAAACAGGTCGTCCTCGCATTTTTTCACGACGCGTTCCGGAGCTTCGCTCAAACCGAGGCAATGGTCCACGTAATACCGGTAGCCTTGGTCGGTGGGAATGCGGCCAGAAGACGTATGCGGATGCGTGAGGTAGCCCATTTCCTCGAGCGCGCTCATCTCGTTTCTCACGGTCGCGGGCGAAGCCGTGATGCGGCAGCGTCCGCGCAGGGCCTGGGACCCGACCGGCACAGCGGTATCGATGTGCGTTTCGACGAGGGAATTTAAAATCAGCTCTTGTCTCGGCGTGATGGGTTTTTTCATACCAGAGTTATTTTATCAAAAAAGGAAAGGCGGCTCAATGGTATCGGAAGCGGGCCGGGATTTATAACGCGGCCGCGGGGCTGGGGCTGGGATTGAGCAGCCCCTGGAAATCGACTTTCTTCTTACGGAAAAGCTCCAGGGCATCGCGGGCGATAATATGCTCTCCTTGCTCCTGAGGGATGTGGAGGCTCAAATATTCGTAATCGCCGAACTGATAGCTTCGCAACAGGTCCACAAAATCGCGGGAAATGACATCCAGCAGGTAGACCATGTCCTCATTGTAGACGATCGAATTCACGGGGCTGGCCGCGGGATCGCGGAGCACGACCGAATCGAATACATAGCTGAAATGCGGTGAAGGCAGGTCTTTTTCGTACTTGATGCTGGCTTTGACTTCCTGGAACGTGTTCTGAATCCTCTCGTCGGTGGCAATGAGCATCTGGGAGCGCCGCGTGGCCGATTCGGCCAGAAAGTCACCGAGGTTGATTTCTTCGAGCGGGAATTCCTGTTCCCAGGTCTCCAGGCTCTGCTCCATCTTGATGTCTTCCGGGAACGGGATTTTCTGGAGATTGCCGCCTTCATCCAAATACTGGAACGGGATGATGCGGAGGATCTGCGGTTCCGCGGCCTTGTACGAAACCAGGAAAAGATACTGGGCATCTTCTTTCAAAAGCGGCACGCCCGCTTTTTTAGGCATGGCCTTCACATAGACGAGCACTTCGCCGCGCTGCACGCGCGCGCTGCGCATGTCCGTGATGTCCCACTGCGCCACGCCGCCTTGCGCCAGCTTTTTAAAGAAAAGCGACTCGAGCGTTTCCGGCGTCATGGTCGTGCCGAAATATTCCTGGGCCAGGGACGCCATGTCCTGCTTTTGGAGCTTGTCGAAGAATTGGCGCACGGGACGGTGCCACAGCACGGCGCGGTTCTGTTTCATTTCATGGATGACGCGTTTGCGGTATTCTTCGCGCGAAATGTCCCAGACGCGGACGCGCTTCACGTCGTCCACATAGCCTTTGAGAACGAGCTGCAGCCCGGTGTTCTCGACGTCCGTCGCCTGCAGCACGTAAAACTTGAAATTCTTGTCCGTGCTCAGCAGGACGCGGGAAATGGAGAATAGCACGTCTTCCACCTTATCCATGGCTTCCGGAGAAGGCTCGAAAAGCGTTTCCAGATTACGGACCTTGCCTGCAATCACCGACCCTTTGAAGTCCGTCGCGAAAAGCTTGTCGAGCGGAAGATAAACACCGATCGTATCGCCTGCGATTTTGACCTCGATGTGATCGATGCCGTATTCCGTGCGGCAGATTTCGGAAAGAGATTCTTTCAAACGGTCCGAAGGATAGGACCTGGACTCGCAGCCGGCAGCCGCCAGAGCCATCAAGCAAAGTCCGATGAAAGCATGTCCCGTACGAAGTCTCATTTCAATTCGCTTCCTTCGCCCGGAAGAGGCACAGACCCGGTATCCGGATTGCCGCTGAAACGGCGAGGATTGGCCTTTCCGTACTCCGCGAAAATGGCCTCGATCTGGTCGTAATCCAGTTCCTGCTTGGTCAGAAGCTCGTGGGAAAACCGTTCGAACAGGTCTTTTTCCTGCTTGAGCAGGTCCTCGACTTCTTTCAGGCAGCCCTTGATGATCACCTGAACGTCGTCGTTGAGCTTGTTTTTGGTTTCTTCGGAAATCTGGGCCTTCGGAATGATCGTGTAATCGCCCACGAGGCCGGTAGGTCCCATGCCGCATTCCCACACCATGTGGTGGGCGATCGCCATGGCCTTCTTGAAATCGGAAGTCACGCCGCTCGTCGTGGTCTTGAACTTGACCTTCTCGCCGGCATAACCCGCAAGGCAGACCTTGATGTCCGCGAGAAGCGTCTCGCGGTCGTAGCTGTGCCATTCTTCGATGGACGTGGGATGCACGACGCCGAGGCTCGACTTCCTGGGAATGATCGAAGCCTTGAACACGTCGTTGCGCGGGTGCAGCAGGTAAGTCGTGATCAAATGACCCGTCTCATGGTACGCCGTCATTTCTTTTTCGCGCGCGTTCATCGTGATTTTATTTTTCGTCCCGAGGTCGATGCGTTCGATGGCCTCGGAAATTTCCTTGTGCGACACGATTTCCTTGCCGTGGCGCGTGGCGATCAGCGCGGCTTCTTTCACGATGTTCTCGATGTCGGCCGGGCTTTTGCCCACAGCTTTGCGCGCAAGGCGCTTGGAGTCAATCGAAGCTTCGTGCTTCACCTTGCCGAGATAGTATTTAAAAATCTCCTCGCGGCTTTCGAGGCCGGGCTTGGTCACGTAGAGTTTACGGTCAAAACGGCCGGGACGAAGCAGCGCGGGATCCAGCGAATCCTCCGCGGCGTTCGTGGCACCGATGACGATGATGTTTTCCGACTTCTGGGTGAGACCGTCCATTTCAACGAGAAGCTGGTTCTGCGTGGAATTGGATTCGCCGCTGCCGAACTGATTAAACGTACGGCGGTGGCCCATGGCATCCAATTCGTCGATGAAAATCACGCAGCCGCCTAAGCCATAAGACAAACGGCGGGCGGTCTGAAAAAGCTGGCGGACGCGGCTCGCACCGACTCCGACGAACACTTCGTTGAATTCACTGGCGGCCATGGAAAGAAACGGAAGGCCCGCTTCGGTAGCGATGGCTTTGGCCAGGTAGGTTTTGCCGCATCCCGGGGGACCCACCATGAGGATACCCTTCACGATCTTGCCGCCGATTTTTTTCACGCGGGCATGGTCTTTGATCAGCTGGACCACTTCCCAGGACTCTTCCTTGACGTCTTCGAGGCCGATGACGTCGGCAAACTTAATACTGACGTCCTTGGCATTGATGTTTTTCTTGTCGATCTTCGAAAAACCGCCCCGCATCACGGCCATATACATATAAACGAAGACCACGCTGTTCACGAGAACAAGCAGGATGGAGATCGGCATCTGCGCCAGCGTGATGTTCCGATAGTAGCTTTCCAGCGACATCATGCCGTAAACCGACAAAACGATCAGCAGAACCACGCCCAGGGTAATGAAAATCTTAGTCCGGTGATTCAGGTAATGCATTCTCAGAACGCGCATCTTTTTATTCATCGGATTCCCCAAACATTTTGTATTTCAATAAGTTGCATCAAATAGTGCGGGCAATAGTACTTAAAACTATACCCTTTCATTAAAAACTTTGTCAACCTTTGAAGGCCGTCTCCATGGGGCTGTCTGCTTTATGTTATAAATAATACCATAATGCTTCTTAAAGATCAGAGAGCCGCGTATAAGAAACGGCTTTTTAGCTCCATTTCTTAAACTCAATTCTGGGGACTCTACCAGTTATCCTGCCAATCCCCCGCCTTGGCCGCTGGTTCCTTGGATTCCTTGGTCTCCTCGGTTTCCGACCACCAGTCTTCCTGGGGGGCTTCCGAAGGAGCGGCCTCCGCCTGAGGCTGCTGCGCCGTTCCTCTTTCTTCCGTTCCCAGGTCTTCGGGGATGGGCTCACCCGGCTCCGGAATCCTGTCTGACGAAGCAGCTTTGGGGAGTTGCCACTCCACGGGCGTCTGCATGGGGGTTTTGACCAAAAAGTCGGTCCGTTTGTAAAATTTGAAAGACGGTGTCGGGGGGCCTTTGACTCCGTCTTTGGTTTCTTCCTCTTTTTGCTTTAGAGATATGGCGTCGGTCTGGGTGTTCTTGATGGGGTCGAAGTCTTTCCGGATCACCCCGGTATCAATCACAACGCTCGAGACCAGGACAAAAAGTAAAACCCAATCTTTGATTTTCATGGGCCACAACCGCAACAAGGACCCTCGGAACCTCCCTGTTGATTGGCGACTTTGACGTTTGAAGGGGCCATTCCATTCAATACCCCTCAATGATACCTTTAAAAGTAAGTAACTTCAAACAGCGGATTTGGCCCGTTTGGGCAGTTTTTCCAGATATTGTTTTAAGTAACTTCCCGTGTGGGAGTTAGAACATTTGAGCAAATTCTCCACCCGGCCCTGAAAAATGAGTTCTCCGCCTTTGCCGCCGCCTTCCGGGCCCAGATCGATGACGTGATCGGCAAGGCGGATGATTTCCATGTTGTGTTCGATGATGATAAGCGAGTTCCCGGCCGCCAACAGCTCGTCGAAGGCACTCATCAAATAATGGATGTCGTGATAATGCAGGCCGGTCGTAGGTTCGTCGAACAGGTAAACCACGTGCTTGGCTTTTTTCTCCAGCATTTCGACCGCCAGTTTCAGCCTCTGCGCCTCGCCGCCGGAAAGCGTGGTCGCCGACTGCCCCAGCCTTAAATACCCAAGCCCCACGCGCTGCAGCAGTTTCAGCTTCGCGCAAAGCGTGTCTTCGCCCGCGAAAAAGGCCACGGCATCGTCGATCGTAAGCCCCAGGATTTCGTCGACGTTTCTTTCACGGTAGCGGATCTCCAGGACTTCCGGCTTGTAGCGTTTGGCCTGGCATGCTTCGCAGGGAATGAAAACGTCGGCCAGGAAATGCATTTCGACTTTGATCCGCCCGTCGCCCTTGCAATGCGGACAGCGTCCGCCGTCCACGTTGAATGAAAAATGGCCGGGGCCGAACCCCTGACGCTTGGCCTGCGGCGTCGACGCAAGGAGCTTGCGGATTTCGTCAAAGGCCTTGATGTACGTGATCGGGTTGGAGCGCGGCGTGCGTCCGATCGGCGATTGGTCGACCAGGATCATCTCGTCGAAGCGGTCGAGGCCGCGCACGGCTTTGACCGGCCCGAGATCCTGGACCGGCTGCCCGCGGTCGCGAAGATAATGATTGTAGAGCGTGTCGTAAATCAGCGTGCTCTTGCCCGATCCGGAAACGCCGGTGACGACGACCATTTTTCCGAGCGGGATCTTCACGTCCACGCCTTTCAGGTTATGACCCGTGGCGCCTTTGATCTCGATGGACGCCTCCGGCGTCAGCGCGAGCTTGTCCGTTCCCCTGCGTTTGATCTCGAGCTTGCCCGAGAGATACTGTCCCGTAAACGATTCCTCGATCTTGTGAAGGTCCTTCACCGGCCCCTGGAAAAGGAGGCGGCCGCCGTTTTCACCGCCCCGCGGTCCCATGTCGAGCACTTCGTCCGCGGCTTCGATCATGGCGCGGTCATGCTCCACCACGACCACGGTATTGCCGAGGTCGCGCAGCTCCCGCAGCAGGCGGATCAGGAGATAATTGTCGCGCTCATGAAGCCCGATGCTCGGCTCATCCAGCACATACAGCGTATCGACAAGCGCCGAACCCAGCGAGGACGCGAGATTGATGCGCTGCACCTCTCCGCCCGAAAGCGTCCGGGAAAGACGCCCCAAGCTGAGATAACCCAGGCCCACTTCTACCAAAAACCGCAGGCGCCCCGTGATCTCGAGAAAAACCGGCTCGACCCGGTCGAAATCTTCCTTGGAAAACTTCAGGCCTTTGACGAAGGCCAGCAGGTCTTCGATGTTCATGTGCTGCAGGTCAGCGACCGATTTCCCGCCGACCTTGACGTAAATCGCCTCGGGCTTCAGCCGCGTGCCGTGGCATTGCGAGCACGGGATGTAGCAGCGGTACTTGCTCAGGAAAATGCGGACGTGCATCTTGTAGGTCTTGGTCTCCAGAAACTCGTAGAAATTTTTGACGCTGAAATATTCTTTCTCGGAACCGGGCCCGAAAAGAATCAGGTCGCGGTGCTTCTGCGAAAGGTCTTTCCACGGCTTGTCGAGCGGGATGCCTTTCTTCTCGCAGTATTTGATCATCTGCTTTTTTTCCCATTCCGCGCTCGGCTTGGTCCACGGCTCGATCGCGCCTTGGCGCAGGGATTTTTTCTCGTCCGGCACGACCAGGTTCCAATCGATTGTGATGACGCGGCCGAACCCCTGGCAAAGCGGGCAAGCGCCGAGCGGGCTGTTGAAGGAAAAAAGATTTGGCACGGGCTCCCGGAAAACGCGTTCGCACTCGCGGCATTGCATCTGGTCGGAGAATTTCAGCACCTTGCTTCCCACGGCGATCTGCACGGCTCCTTTTCCGAGGCGGAAGGCCAGCTCCACGGAATCAACCAGGCGTTTTTTTGATTTCTCCTCGACGGCCATCTGGTCCGCGACGACCTGCAGCTCTTCCAGCTTCTGCTTCTCGATCTCGGCTGCGGGCACGGCGGCGCCTTTGTAAAAAAACTCCGTAAATCCCTGGCGTTCGAGTTCGGCCAGGGACTCTTTCAGGTAATTTTTACCTTTCTGCCCCAGCGGCACGCGGAACAGCACCGCGGCTTTTTTTCCGGAGAATTCCCGGACCATCATCCCGGCGATGGACAGCGGGTTGTTTTGGGTAACTTCGATGCCGCAATCCGGGCAGAACGTCTGCCCGATGCGCGCAAAAAAAACGCGGAGGTAATCGTTGATTTCGGTCTGCGTGCCGACCGTAGACCGGGCATTGTTGATCGTGTTTTTGGCCTCGATCGCCAGCGCCGGAGGAATGCCGCTCACGCCTTCGACGTCGGGTTTTTCCATGCGCTCGAGGAATTGGCGGGCATAGGCCGACAGTGATTCGACGTAGCGGCGCTGGCCTTCGGCATAAAGCGTGTCAAAGGCGAGGGACGACTTTCCGGAGCCCGAGACGCCGGTGATGACGTAGAACCTTTTGTGGGGAAGAATCAGGTCCAGGTCTTTGAGATTGTGGGTTTTAACCCCGCGAAGAACGATAGCATCCATATACATCTATTAGTTTATCAGGGAGGTCAAGCGTTGGAACGAAGCTTCAAACGGGAAGGAAAATCAGGCCGGAAATCAGACTTCGCGGCTGAGGTACTGGGAAATGCGTTTCAAAAGGACGTCGCCGTCTTTGACGTGCTGGGAATACTCCGCCAGGGAGACGGAGGTCTCGTTGCGGTTCATGCGGGTAATGAGGAGAGTCGCCGTACGGATGTCCGCATCCTCAAAGCTGCCGAAATCGATGTTGCGCACCTTAATGAGGCCTTTTTCTTTCTCGGTTTCCTCGAGCTCCCAGCCGCCGACATT
Encoded proteins:
- the dnaJ gene encoding molecular chaperone DnaJ; the encoded protein is MPNKRDYYIVLGVPRSATADEIKKAYRKIAMQFHPDRNPGNAEAEEKFKEAAEAYAILSDQEKRAQYDQFGHSLGGQGFQGFEGFAENFGGFGDIFGDLFEDFFGGGGRGGGRRPRRGADLQIGMRITLEEVLKGKETVLEIPRLETCGECAGSGAAKGSKKTPCRDCQGQGEVRVSQGFFTLRRTCPTCQGAGEKIEKPCTECRGQRRVKKTRKLNLKIPAGIHSQARLKITGEGEGGEQSGRRGDLYVLIEVQPHDFFERKDEHLYCELLVPFTTAVLGGEVQCPTLTAKAALEIPAGTPAGKILKIKGEGVPSLQAAQVRGDLYVRVEIDVPSKVSSEEKKLLVEFARLRGDKVQTKKKDLFERLKESF
- a CDS encoding nucleotide exchange factor GrpE, giving the protein MTRVDHKNPKDKTQEESQEPKDASPDSVVLSKKEYGEMTARLRELEDMKDKLLRSAADFENAKKRLAREREEFIRFSQENLLKGLLPVLDNFERAMAHVELPASGSSKELKGVISGIEMVYKQLMDVMKSQGLTKVQALGEHFDPHKHEAVAFKEEEGKDQEVLEELEPGYMLNGRLLRAAKVRIRVAPSSGAQGESE
- the uvrA gene encoding excinuclease ABC subunit UvrA; amino-acid sequence: MDAIVLRGVKTHNLKDLDLILPHKRFYVITGVSGSGKSSLAFDTLYAEGQRRYVESLSAYARQFLERMEKPDVEGVSGIPPALAIEAKNTINNARSTVGTQTEINDYLRVFFARIGQTFCPDCGIEVTQNNPLSIAGMMVREFSGKKAAVLFRVPLGQKGKNYLKESLAELERQGFTEFFYKGAAVPAAEIEKQKLEELQVVADQMAVEEKSKKRLVDSVELAFRLGKGAVQIAVGSKVLKFSDQMQCRECERVFREPVPNLFSFNSPLGACPLCQGFGRVITIDWNLVVPDEKKSLRQGAIEPWTKPSAEWEKKQMIKYCEKKGIPLDKPWKDLSQKHRDLILFGPGSEKEYFSVKNFYEFLETKTYKMHVRIFLSKYRCYIPCSQCHGTRLKPEAIYVKVGGKSVADLQHMNIEDLLAFVKGLKFSKEDFDRVEPVFLEITGRLRFLVEVGLGYLSLGRLSRTLSGGEVQRINLASSLGSALVDTLYVLDEPSIGLHERDNYLLIRLLRELRDLGNTVVVVEHDRAMIEAADEVLDMGPRGGENGGRLLFQGPVKDLHKIEESFTGQYLSGKLEIKRRGTDKLALTPEASIEIKGATGHNLKGVDVKIPLGKMVVVTGVSGSGKSTLIYDTLYNHYLRDRGQPVQDLGPVKAVRGLDRFDEMILVDQSPIGRTPRSNPITYIKAFDEIRKLLASTPQAKRQGFGPGHFSFNVDGGRCPHCKGDGRIKVEMHFLADVFIPCEACQAKRYKPEVLEIRYRERNVDEILGLTIDDAVAFFAGEDTLCAKLKLLQRVGLGYLRLGQSATTLSGGEAQRLKLAVEMLEKKAKHVVYLFDEPTTGLHYHDIHYLMSAFDELLAAGNSLIIIEHNMEIIRLADHVIDLGPEGGGKGGELIFQGRVENLLKCSNSHTGSYLKQYLEKLPKRAKSAV
- a CDS encoding thioesterase family protein; its protein translation is MKYYDYEYRVRYAETDKMGISYHANYLVWFEAARTEYFRVLGLPYTDCEKKGLFLPVVEVYAKYYSPCTYDDLIIVRTSVSDMGGTTLRFEYQVLHKETSRRIVTGHSLHAFVDARMKPARAPEEVRGAITLHSLLHKPAR
- a CDS encoding AAA family ATPase — encoded protein: MNKKMRVLRMHYLNHRTKIFITLGVVLLIVLSVYGMMSLESYYRNITLAQMPISILLVLVNSVVFVYMYMAVMRGGFSKIDKKNINAKDVSIKFADVIGLEDVKEESWEVVQLIKDHARVKKIGGKIVKGILMVGPPGCGKTYLAKAIATEAGLPFLSMAASEFNEVFVGVGASRVRQLFQTARRLSYGLGGCVIFIDELDAMGHRRTFNQFGSGESNSTQNQLLVEMDGLTQKSENIIVIGATNAAEDSLDPALLRPGRFDRKLYVTKPGLESREEIFKYYLGKVKHEASIDSKRLARKAVGKSPADIENIVKEAALIATRHGKEIVSHKEISEAIERIDLGTKNKITMNAREKEMTAYHETGHLITTYLLHPRNDVFKASIIPRKSSLGVVHPTSIEEWHSYDRETLLADIKVCLAGYAGEKVKFKTTTSGVTSDFKKAMAIAHHMVWECGMGPTGLVGDYTIIPKAQISEETKNKLNDDVQVIIKGCLKEVEDLLKQEKDLFERFSHELLTKQELDYDQIEAIFAEYGKANPRRFSGNPDTGSVPLPGEGSELK
- a CDS encoding VanZ family protein — encoded protein: MGASRFCESPRFSRAVFALYQIPVFVLSLLRGDRLPPYVLDMNDKFLHAMEFGLFFLLAANALRHSRSAFLKARTTAVAVSWTLAVGGLIEVLQERVPGRTGDVADFIADAAGVALAYAAMRVLRSRRTA